Proteins encoded within one genomic window of Columba livia isolate bColLiv1 breed racing homer chromosome 1, bColLiv1.pat.W.v2, whole genome shotgun sequence:
- the MRE11 gene encoding double-strand break repair protein MRE11 isoform X1 translates to MSTVSSQDDEDTFKILIATDIHLGYLEKDPVRGNDTFVTLNEILDHAQKKEVDFVLLGGDLFHENKPSRKTIHSCLESLRKYCMGDRPIQFEILSDQAVNFQYSKFPWVNYQDRNLNISIPVFSIHGNHDDPTGADALCALDILSCAGLLNHFGRSTSVEKIDISPILLRKGRTKIALYGLGAIPDERLYRMFVNKQVTMLRPREDEDSWFNLFVIHQNRSKHGATNYIPEQFLDDFINLVVWGHEHECKIAPCQNEQQGFYVSQPGSSVVTSLSPGEAVKKHIGLLHVKGKKMKMEKIMLETVRTFYMEDIVLADHPDLFNPDNPKVTQSIQAFCMEKVEFMLDNAERERVGNPRRPEKPLIRLRVDYTGGFEPFSVHRFSQKYMDRVANPKDIIHFFRHREQKEKNDSDLNFGKLVSRPVSEGMTLRVEDLVKQYFQTAEKKVQLSLLTERGMGQAVQEFVDKEEKDAIEELVKFQLEKTQRFLKERRTDAEEEKIDEEVRKFRESRKKNTDEEDEEVLQAMTRARAHRSEDAVLVTASSDEELMDTGMKSTGDSDDGFPATLRRGRGRARGRARGARGQNSTVRGSSQRGRGSTTQESATRSRTYKPVSVPAKNMSIMDAFASLKPEASLNSSRLSEDIIDDDSDLEDISIVPSSKVNQRLSTPSSLSKRGSQSQTSRGVDFESDEDEFDPFKSTATSRRYK, encoded by the exons ATGAGTACCGTCAGCTCACA GGATGATGAAGATACCTTTAAAATACTTATTGCTACTGATATTCATCTTGGCTATTTGGAGAAGGATCCTGTTCGTGGAAATGATACGTTTGTAACTCTAAATGAAATTCTGGACCATGCTCAAAAAAAGGAG GTGGACTTTGTTTTATTAGGTGGGGACCTATTTCATGAAAACAAACCTTCCAGAAAAACAATACACTCTTGTTTGGAGTCCCTAAGAAAATACTGCATGGGTGATCGTCCTATTCAGTTTGAAATTTTGAGTGATCAGGCAGTTAACTTTCAGTACAGCAA GTTTCCATGGGTGAATTATCAAGATCGAAATCTCAACATTTCTATTCCAGTTTTTAGTATTCATGGCAATCATGATGATCCCACAGGG GCAGATGCACTGTGTGCATTGGATATTTTAAGCTGTGCAGGATTGTTGAATCACTTTGGACGTTCAACTTCTGTGGAGAAAATAGATATTAGTCCCATTTTATTGCGTAAGGGTAGAACAAAAATTGCTCTGTATGGTTTGG GAGCTATTCCAGATGAGAGGCTGTATCGTATGTTTGTCAATAAACAAGTAACCATGCTGAGACCAAGGGAAGATGAAGATAGTTGGTTTAACTTGTTTGTGATTCATCAAAATAG GAGCAAACATGGAGCTACCAACTACATTCCAGAGCAGTTTTTAGATGACTTTATTAATCTTGTTGTGTGGGGTCATGAACATGAGTGCAAAATAGCTCCCTGCCAAAATGAACAGCAAGGTTTCTATGTTTCTCAGCCAGGAAGTTCAGTGGTGACATCTCtgtctcctggagaagctgtgaagaa ACACATCGGTTTGCTGCatgttaaagggaaaaaaatgaaaatggagaaGATTATGCTAGAGACAGTGCGAACTTTCTACATGGAGGATATTGTTCTAGCTGATCATCCAGATCTTTTTAATCCTGACAATCCTAAAGTAACTCAGTCGATACAAGCATTCTGCATGGAAAAG GTTGAATTTATGCTGGACAACGCAGAAAGAGAACGCGTAGGAAATCCACGCCGACCAGAGAAGCCTCTCATAAGATTACGA GTTGATTATACAGGTGGCTTTGAACCATTCAGTGTCCATCGTTTTAGCCAGAAGTACATGGATAGGGTAGCTAACCCAAAAGACATCATACACTTTTTCAGGCATCgtgaacaaaaagagaaaaatg ACAGTGATCTTAATTTTGGAAAACTGGTTAGCAGACCAGTTTCTGAGGGGATGACGCTGAGGGTGGAAGACCTTGTAAAGCAGTATTTTCAGACAGCGGAGAAG AAAGTACAGCTTTCACTTCTAACTGAAAGAGGAATGGGACAAGCAGTGCAGGAGTTTGTggacaaagaggaaaaagatgCCATAGAAGAGCTGGTGAAATTTCAACTAGAAAAAACCCAGAGGTTTCTTAAGGAGCGTCGCACtgatgcagaggaagaaaaaatagatGAGGAG GTGCGAAAATTTAGGGAGAGTAGAAAAAAGAATACTGATGAAGAGGATGAGGAAGTTCTGCAG GCAATGACCAGGGCTAGAGCACACAGATCTGAGGATGCAGTTCTTGTCACAGCCTCCAGTGATGAAGAACTCATGGATACAGGGATGAAAAGCACTGGTGATTCAGATGATGGCTTTCCTGCAACACTGAGACGAGGAAGGGGTCGGGCAAGAGGTAGGGCAAGAGGTGCAAGAGGACAAAATTCGACAGTAAGAGGTTCATCTCAAAggggaagag GAAGCACTACGCAGGAGTCAGCTACTAGAAGCCGAACCTACAAGCCTGTATCTGTGCCTGCCAAGAATATGTCTATCATGGATG CCTTTGCGTCTTTGAAACCAGAGGCCTCCTTGAATTCGTCTAGATTATCTGAG GATATTATAGATGACGACTCTGATCTAGAAGACATTTCTATTGTTCCTTCTTCCAAAGTAAATCAAAG GTTGTCAACTCCATCTTCACTTAGTAAAAGAGGTTCACAAAGCCAAACATCTAGAGGGGTTGATTTTGAGTCAGATGAG GATGAATTTGATCCATTCAAAAGCACTGCAACATCAAGAAGATATAAGTGA
- the GPR83 gene encoding G-protein coupled receptor 83, translating to MLPCFVWLSLPHLVNAFATPGKLPLNGSLEESFVIPNISGFFSWDNDSLADWQSFVGRSRYGAESQSITVKALLVTAYSFIIIFSLFGNVLVCHVVIKTKRMHSATSLFIVNLAVADIMITLLNTPFTLARFVNSTWIFGKGMCHVSRFAQYCSLHVSALTLTAIAVDRHQVIMHPLKPHISTTKGVIYISVIWIMATCFSLPHAIYQKLFTFEYSEEVTRCLCLPDFPEPSDLFWKYLDLTTFILLYVLPLLIISAAYMTVAKKLWLRNVIGDVTAEQYFALRKKNKKTIKMLMLVVILFAVCWFPLNCYVVLLSSQTIHTNNALYFAFHWFAMSSTCYNPFIYCWLNDSFRSELKALLNICRKPPGPAEQRLPSTAPSYRLAWPENSNFKRLQVSHVLPSASNIQAGKTDISAVQPIVAVS from the exons ATGTTGCCCTGTTTTGTCTGGCTCTCCCTCCCTCACTTGGTTAACGCCTTTGCGACCCCAGGAAAGTTGCCACTCAACGGGAGCCTGGAGGAATCTTTTGTAATCCCAAACATCTCGGGTTTCTTCTCCTGGGATAACGACAGCCTGGCCGACTGGCAGAGCTTTGTGGGCAGGAGCCGGTATGGAGCAGAGTCGCAGAGCATCACAGTGAAAGCCCTGCTGGTCACAGCGTACTccttcatcatcatcttctccCTCTTCGGCAATGTCCTGGTCTGTCACGTTGTCATCAAGACCAAGCGCATGCACTCCGCCACCAGCTTGTTCATCGTGAACCTGGCTGTAGCCGATATCATGATCACGCTCCTCAACACGCCTTTTACGCTG GCTCGTTTTGTGAACAGTACCTGGATATTTGGGAAGGGGATGTGCCATGTCAGTAGGTTTGCGCAGTACTGCTCCCTCCACGTCTCTGCCTTGACCCTCACAGCCATCGCCGTGGACAGGCACCAG GTTATAATGCACCCCCTGAAACCTCACATATCTACTACAAAAGGTGTTATCTACATCTCTGTAATCTGGATCATGGCAACTTGTTTTTCCCTACCACATGCTATCTACCAAAAGCTCTTTACTTTTGAGTACAG TGAGGAGGTCACCCGATGCCTGTGCCTGCCAGATTTCCCTGAGCCTTCTGACCTCTTTTGGAAGTACCTCGACTTAACCACCTTCATTTTGCTCTATGTTCTGCCCCTTCTGATCATCTCTGCTGCCTACATGACAGTGGCCAAGAAACTCTGGCTGCGCAATGTCATTGGGGATGTCACTGCTGAGCAGTACTTTGCCCTTCGCAAAAAGAATAAGAAGACCATAAAGATGCTGATGCTTGTTGTCATCCTCTTCGCAGTCTGCTGGTTCCCCTTAAATTGTTACGTTGTCCTCCTCTCCAGCCAGACCATCCACACCAACAATGCCCTGTACTTTGCCTTTCACTGGTTTGCTATGAGCAGCACCTGCTACAACCCCTTCATCTACTGCTGGCTCAATGACAGCTTCCGATCAGAACTGAAGGCTTTGCTCAACATCTGCAGGAAACCTCCCGGACCCGCAGAACAGAGGCTTCCCTCCACAGCCCCATCCTACCGACTGGCTTGGCCAGAAAACAGCAACTTCAAGAGGCTGCAGGTCTCCCATGtccttccctcagcctccaACATCCAGGCGGGAAAGACGGACATCTCTGCAGTACAGCCAATAGTAGCTGTGAGCTAA
- the MRE11 gene encoding double-strand break repair protein MRE11 isoform X2: MGDRPIQFEILSDQAVNFQYSKFPWVNYQDRNLNISIPVFSIHGNHDDPTGADALCALDILSCAGLLNHFGRSTSVEKIDISPILLRKGRTKIALYGLGAIPDERLYRMFVNKQVTMLRPREDEDSWFNLFVIHQNRSKHGATNYIPEQFLDDFINLVVWGHEHECKIAPCQNEQQGFYVSQPGSSVVTSLSPGEAVKKHIGLLHVKGKKMKMEKIMLETVRTFYMEDIVLADHPDLFNPDNPKVTQSIQAFCMEKVEFMLDNAERERVGNPRRPEKPLIRLRVDYTGGFEPFSVHRFSQKYMDRVANPKDIIHFFRHREQKEKNDSDLNFGKLVSRPVSEGMTLRVEDLVKQYFQTAEKKVQLSLLTERGMGQAVQEFVDKEEKDAIEELVKFQLEKTQRFLKERRTDAEEEKIDEEVRKFRESRKKNTDEEDEEVLQAMTRARAHRSEDAVLVTASSDEELMDTGMKSTGDSDDGFPATLRRGRGRARGRARGARGQNSTVRGSSQRGRGSTTQESATRSRTYKPVSVPAKNMSIMDAFASLKPEASLNSSRLSEDIIDDDSDLEDISIVPSSKVNQRLSTPSSLSKRGSQSQTSRGVDFESDEDEFDPFKSTATSRRYK; the protein is encoded by the exons ATGGGTGATCGTCCTATTCAGTTTGAAATTTTGAGTGATCAGGCAGTTAACTTTCAGTACAGCAA GTTTCCATGGGTGAATTATCAAGATCGAAATCTCAACATTTCTATTCCAGTTTTTAGTATTCATGGCAATCATGATGATCCCACAGGG GCAGATGCACTGTGTGCATTGGATATTTTAAGCTGTGCAGGATTGTTGAATCACTTTGGACGTTCAACTTCTGTGGAGAAAATAGATATTAGTCCCATTTTATTGCGTAAGGGTAGAACAAAAATTGCTCTGTATGGTTTGG GAGCTATTCCAGATGAGAGGCTGTATCGTATGTTTGTCAATAAACAAGTAACCATGCTGAGACCAAGGGAAGATGAAGATAGTTGGTTTAACTTGTTTGTGATTCATCAAAATAG GAGCAAACATGGAGCTACCAACTACATTCCAGAGCAGTTTTTAGATGACTTTATTAATCTTGTTGTGTGGGGTCATGAACATGAGTGCAAAATAGCTCCCTGCCAAAATGAACAGCAAGGTTTCTATGTTTCTCAGCCAGGAAGTTCAGTGGTGACATCTCtgtctcctggagaagctgtgaagaa ACACATCGGTTTGCTGCatgttaaagggaaaaaaatgaaaatggagaaGATTATGCTAGAGACAGTGCGAACTTTCTACATGGAGGATATTGTTCTAGCTGATCATCCAGATCTTTTTAATCCTGACAATCCTAAAGTAACTCAGTCGATACAAGCATTCTGCATGGAAAAG GTTGAATTTATGCTGGACAACGCAGAAAGAGAACGCGTAGGAAATCCACGCCGACCAGAGAAGCCTCTCATAAGATTACGA GTTGATTATACAGGTGGCTTTGAACCATTCAGTGTCCATCGTTTTAGCCAGAAGTACATGGATAGGGTAGCTAACCCAAAAGACATCATACACTTTTTCAGGCATCgtgaacaaaaagagaaaaatg ACAGTGATCTTAATTTTGGAAAACTGGTTAGCAGACCAGTTTCTGAGGGGATGACGCTGAGGGTGGAAGACCTTGTAAAGCAGTATTTTCAGACAGCGGAGAAG AAAGTACAGCTTTCACTTCTAACTGAAAGAGGAATGGGACAAGCAGTGCAGGAGTTTGTggacaaagaggaaaaagatgCCATAGAAGAGCTGGTGAAATTTCAACTAGAAAAAACCCAGAGGTTTCTTAAGGAGCGTCGCACtgatgcagaggaagaaaaaatagatGAGGAG GTGCGAAAATTTAGGGAGAGTAGAAAAAAGAATACTGATGAAGAGGATGAGGAAGTTCTGCAG GCAATGACCAGGGCTAGAGCACACAGATCTGAGGATGCAGTTCTTGTCACAGCCTCCAGTGATGAAGAACTCATGGATACAGGGATGAAAAGCACTGGTGATTCAGATGATGGCTTTCCTGCAACACTGAGACGAGGAAGGGGTCGGGCAAGAGGTAGGGCAAGAGGTGCAAGAGGACAAAATTCGACAGTAAGAGGTTCATCTCAAAggggaagag GAAGCACTACGCAGGAGTCAGCTACTAGAAGCCGAACCTACAAGCCTGTATCTGTGCCTGCCAAGAATATGTCTATCATGGATG CCTTTGCGTCTTTGAAACCAGAGGCCTCCTTGAATTCGTCTAGATTATCTGAG GATATTATAGATGACGACTCTGATCTAGAAGACATTTCTATTGTTCCTTCTTCCAAAGTAAATCAAAG GTTGTCAACTCCATCTTCACTTAGTAAAAGAGGTTCACAAAGCCAAACATCTAGAGGGGTTGATTTTGAGTCAGATGAG GATGAATTTGATCCATTCAAAAGCACTGCAACATCAAGAAGATATAAGTGA
- the ANKRD49 gene encoding ankyrin repeat domain-containing protein 49 — protein MNKDKKIDDEDDDSDQFEDFLENFNQLELLETHRHLIPVGTQSCWSGQSDDDDDEQERSEEWYEMQEKKMEKNPEKLLLWAAENNRLSTVRRLLSEQLAPVNARDEDQYTPLHRAAYSGHLEVAHELVAQGADVHAQTVDGWTPLHSACKWNNTKVAAFLLQQGADINAQTNGLLTPLHIAAGNKNSRETLELLLMNRYVKADLKNNLDETALDIARRTDIYHYLFEIVEDCINAVSP, from the exons ATGAATAAGGACAAAAAAATCGATGACGAAGATGATGACAGTGACCAGTTTGAAGACTTCCTGGAGAATTTTAACCAGCTGGAACTGCTGGAGACGCACAGGCATTTGATTCCTGTAGGAACTCAGAGCTGCTGGTCAGGACAgtctgatgatgatgatgatgaacaagaaagaagtgaggaatggtatgaaatgcaagaaaagaaaatggaaaaaaatccagagaagctgctgctctgggcagctgaAAACAATCGG CTGAGTACAGTGAGGAGGCTCCTTTCTGAACAGCTGGCTCCAGTGAACGCTCGCGATGAAGACCAGTACACTCCTCTGCACCGAGCTGCCTACAGCGGGCACCTGGAGGTGGCACACGAGCTGGTCGCCCAAGGGGCCGACGTTCACGCGCAGACGGTGGACGGCTGGACGCCTCTGCACAGCGCCTGCAAGTGGAACAACACCAAAGTGGCTGcgttcctgcttcagcagggcGCAGACATCAACGCCCAGACGAATGGTTTGCTGACACCGTTGCATATCGCTGCGGGGAacaaaaacagcagagaaaccCTTGAACTCTTGCTGATGAACCGCTACGTGAAGGCAGACCTGAAAAACAACCTGGATGAAACTGCCCTCGACATCGCTCGGAGGACTGATATATATCACTACCTTTTTGAAATAGTAGAGGACTGCATAAATGCTGTGTCCCCCTAA